Proteins encoded in a region of the Candidatus Methylomirabilota bacterium genome:
- the chrA gene encoding chromate efflux transporter, translated as MNWKEIVSTFLRLGATSYGGPAIMGIMQAELLEKRRWVTRERFVEGLSLVNMLPGATATQLGIFLAYARGGWWAGLLGGVAFVLPAFVVMLALTIGYAALGVTPIMRGALYGLGPVVLGIFLVAVYRLARSTASTVPQAVIGGAAAGALLASPLGVAVILLLAGAVGLFLFHSKRLGAIALGSLAAVLAVAPAVWWSTPASVSAASRGVPQPAGLLDIGVYFFKVGALTVGGGLTMLAFIQDQVVEQFHWLTPREFIDGLALGQFSPGPVLMVAAYVGYKVAGVAGATVAAAAVFLPSFIIMLAVLPVLDRARRLTWTRAVLKGMGPAVIGVLAVSLFRLAPYALPDPFAIVILVLTITTLLVWRVGTVRLMLAGSLLGVLRSRLFSLPGVRAARDLALWARA; from the coding sequence ATGAACTGGAAGGAAATCGTGTCCACGTTCCTCCGACTGGGGGCCACGTCCTATGGCGGTCCCGCGATCATGGGTATCATGCAGGCGGAGCTGCTGGAGAAGCGGCGCTGGGTCACCCGCGAGCGGTTCGTCGAGGGCCTGTCCCTGGTGAACATGCTGCCGGGCGCGACGGCGACGCAGCTCGGCATCTTCCTCGCGTACGCCCGCGGTGGCTGGTGGGCGGGCCTGCTCGGAGGGGTCGCGTTCGTGCTCCCCGCCTTCGTCGTCATGCTCGCGCTCACGATCGGCTATGCGGCCCTCGGCGTCACGCCGATCATGCGCGGCGCGCTCTACGGTCTCGGGCCGGTGGTCCTCGGGATCTTCCTGGTCGCCGTCTATCGGCTGGCCAGGTCCACCGCGAGTACGGTCCCGCAAGCCGTCATCGGCGGCGCGGCGGCCGGCGCCCTGCTCGCGAGCCCTCTCGGCGTCGCGGTGATCCTCCTGCTCGCCGGCGCCGTGGGGCTCTTTCTCTTCCACTCGAAGAGGCTGGGAGCGATCGCCCTCGGCTCGCTGGCCGCGGTCCTCGCCGTGGCACCGGCCGTCTGGTGGTCGACGCCGGCGTCCGTCTCGGCCGCGAGCCGCGGCGTCCCTCAGCCCGCGGGGTTGCTGGACATCGGCGTGTACTTCTTCAAGGTCGGCGCCCTCACCGTCGGCGGCGGACTGACGATGCTCGCGTTCATCCAGGACCAGGTGGTCGAGCAATTCCACTGGCTGACGCCGCGGGAGTTCATCGACGGCTTGGCACTCGGCCAGTTCTCACCCGGCCCCGTGCTGATGGTGGCGGCGTACGTAGGCTACAAGGTCGCCGGTGTCGCCGGCGCCACGGTGGCCGCCGCCGCGGTCTTCCTGCCGTCGTTCATCATCATGCTGGCGGTCCTGCCCGTGCTCGACCGCGCGAGGCGGCTCACGTGGACGAGGGCGGTGCTCAAGGGGATGGGGCCGGCGGTGATCGGCGTTCTCGCGGTGTCCCTGTTCCGTCTGGCGCCGTACGCGCTTCCCGACCCGTTCGCGATCGTGATCCTCGTCCTGACGATCACGACGCTCCTCGTGTGGCGGGTCGGCACCGTGAGGCTCATGCTCGCGGGCTCGCTCCTCGGGGTGCTGCGGAGCCGCCTGTTCTCGCTGCCGGGCGTCAGAGCGGCGCGCGACCTCGCGCTCTGGGCGAGAGCCTGA
- a CDS encoding chromate resistance protein ChrB domain-containing protein produces MKWVTREKARVDRIACPWLITRFIDKEAEFLFVPPAEVMRVAEREQAVPYDVPGVELGHHGERCSFDAFVEKYRLDDPALRALAPIVRGADTDARQLTPESAGLYALATGFQAIAKDDHDNMAKQFPAYDALYAYCRARAK; encoded by the coding sequence ATGAAATGGGTGACGCGAGAGAAAGCGCGAGTGGATCGGATCGCCTGCCCCTGGCTCATCACGCGCTTCATCGACAAGGAGGCTGAGTTCCTGTTCGTTCCCCCGGCGGAGGTCATGAGGGTCGCCGAGCGCGAGCAGGCGGTCCCCTACGACGTGCCGGGCGTCGAGCTCGGCCACCACGGCGAGCGGTGCTCGTTCGACGCGTTCGTCGAGAAATATCGCCTCGACGACCCCGCGCTGCGCGCGCTCGCGCCGATCGTCCGGGGCGCTGACACGGACGCCCGCCAGCTCACGCCGGAGTCGGCCGGCCTCTACGCGCTCGCCACGGGGTTCCAGGCGATCGCCAAGGACGACCACGACAACATGGCGAAGCAGTTCCCGGCGTACGACGCGCTCTACGCCTACTGCCGCGCCCGGGCGAAATGA
- a CDS encoding LysE family translocator — MDPQLLVFVGVATLLTVTPGPDTMLVMRNVLARGRRAGLLTTAGISAGIFVHATLSALGVSLILARSALAFEVVKLAGAGYLIVLGAQSLLRLRRPDAAAVPDGPAPAGGGSRSLVEGLLTNLLNPKVAIFYLSFLPQFIRVTDAVLTKSLLLAAIHVGMGVVWLLSVSVFVGALRGLLERRRVRRMLEGVTAAVLVGLGVRLALERR; from the coding sequence GTGGACCCTCAGCTCCTCGTCTTCGTGGGCGTGGCCACGCTCCTCACCGTCACGCCGGGCCCCGACACGATGCTGGTCATGCGCAACGTCCTCGCGCGCGGGCGGCGGGCCGGGCTCCTGACGACCGCGGGCATCAGCGCGGGAATCTTCGTCCACGCGACCCTCTCCGCGCTCGGCGTCTCGCTGATCCTCGCCCGCTCGGCGCTGGCCTTCGAGGTGGTCAAGCTCGCCGGCGCCGGCTACCTGATCGTCCTCGGCGCCCAGTCGCTCCTCCGCCTGCGGCGCCCGGACGCGGCCGCGGTCCCCGACGGCCCGGCGCCTGCCGGCGGCGGGTCACGCTCGCTGGTCGAGGGCCTGCTGACGAATCTCCTCAACCCGAAGGTGGCGATCTTCTACCTCTCGTTTCTTCCGCAGTTCATCCGGGTCACCGACGCGGTGCTCACGAAGTCGCTCCTGCTCGCGGCGATCCACGTCGGCATGGGCGTCGTCTGGCTTCTCAGCGTGTCGGTCTTCGTCGGCGCGCTGCGCGGGCTCCTCGAGCGCCGGCGCGTGCGGCGGATGCTCGAGGGCGTGACCGCCGCCGTGCTCGTCGGGCTCGGCGTCCGGCTGGCGCTCGAGCGCCGTTAG
- a CDS encoding YncE family protein produces the protein MLEHVGDVDLPQHAKAGGFDHAAVHGPAGRLYVAHTANDAVDVIDCRTNTYLRSIPHLPGVAGALVAEAHDLVFTSNRAENTVAIVSSTRDATLARVKVGLRPNGLAYDAGRGLLLAANVGDPARPGSFTMSVVDVAGRAMIVDIPVEGRTRWTIFDPERGRFYVNIADPPQIAIVDAARPERIAGAFTVPAAGPHGLDLDAATGRLFCACDGRALVVLDGASGDVLAQAELAGAPDVIFFNAALRHLYVAIGDPGVIEVFETDRMRRIETVTTGRGAHTLAFDGVRNTVYVFLPDTHRASVYEDRGA, from the coding sequence ATGCTGGAGCACGTCGGCGACGTCGACCTGCCGCAACACGCGAAGGCCGGGGGCTTCGATCACGCGGCGGTGCACGGCCCGGCGGGCAGGCTCTACGTCGCGCACACGGCCAACGACGCGGTGGACGTGATCGACTGCCGGACCAACACGTACCTCCGCTCGATCCCGCACCTTCCGGGTGTCGCCGGGGCGCTCGTCGCGGAGGCGCACGACCTCGTGTTCACCTCGAATCGCGCGGAGAACACGGTCGCCATCGTGTCCTCGACGCGGGACGCGACGCTCGCCAGGGTGAAGGTGGGGCTCCGGCCGAACGGTCTCGCTTACGACGCCGGCCGCGGGCTCCTCCTGGCGGCGAACGTGGGCGATCCGGCGCGGCCCGGCTCGTTCACGATGTCGGTCGTCGACGTCGCGGGCCGCGCGATGATCGTCGACATTCCCGTCGAGGGACGAACGCGCTGGACGATCTTCGATCCTGAGCGCGGCCGGTTCTACGTGAACATCGCCGATCCGCCGCAGATCGCGATCGTCGACGCCGCGCGCCCCGAACGGATCGCCGGCGCCTTCACAGTCCCGGCCGCGGGACCCCACGGCCTCGATCTCGACGCGGCCACGGGGCGCCTGTTCTGCGCGTGCGACGGCCGCGCGCTCGTGGTCCTCGACGGCGCCTCGGGCGACGTGCTGGCGCAGGCGGAGCTGGCCGGCGCGCCCGACGTCATCTTCTTCAACGCGGCGCTCCGCCACCTGTACGTGGCCATCGGCGACCCCGGGGTGATCGAGGTCTTCGAGACCGATCGGATGCGCCGCATCGAGACGGTGACGACGGGGCGCGGCGCGCACACGCTCGCGTTCGACGGGGTCCGGAACACCGTCTACGTCTTCTTGCCGGACACGCATCGGGCCTCGGTGTACGAGGATCGGGGGGCCTGA
- a CDS encoding family 16 glycoside hydrolase → MSWSRRGVLGSLAMLWTWLGLSRATGAAELTVPGDPPARRFDFETGGAEGWTTVDGRWGVEEMDGAPSGRRVLVQRAVQNAFNVVVAPGGPYADVDVSVRVKPISGREDASGGVVFRFADGRYYVIRANALENNFRLYAYDHGRRQLASATVERPALGRWHTLRVVAVGDRIQGHLDGRLLLDHRDARLRSGQVGLWTKADSITAFDDFVVRGTN, encoded by the coding sequence GTGAGCTGGTCACGTCGCGGGGTGCTCGGGTCGCTGGCGATGCTCTGGACGTGGCTCGGCCTGTCGCGCGCCACGGGCGCGGCGGAGCTCACGGTGCCCGGGGACCCGCCTGCGCGGCGGTTCGACTTCGAGACCGGGGGCGCCGAGGGGTGGACGACGGTCGACGGGCGCTGGGGCGTGGAGGAGATGGACGGCGCGCCGAGCGGGAGGCGGGTGCTCGTCCAGCGCGCCGTGCAGAACGCCTTCAACGTCGTGGTCGCGCCCGGCGGACCGTACGCCGACGTCGACGTCTCGGTGCGCGTGAAGCCCATCTCGGGACGCGAAGACGCGTCGGGCGGGGTCGTGTTCCGCTTCGCGGACGGACGCTACTACGTGATTCGAGCCAACGCGCTCGAGAACAACTTCCGCCTGTACGCCTACGACCACGGCCGGCGCCAGCTGGCGAGCGCGACCGTCGAGCGCCCGGCGCTCGGCCGGTGGCACACGCTCCGCGTCGTCGCGGTCGGCGATCGCATCCAGGGCCACCTCGACGGCCGGCTCCTGCTCGACCACCGGGATGCCCGCCTCCGTTCGGGACAGGTCGGGCTGTGGACGAAGGCCGACTCGATCACGGCCTTCGACGATTTCGTCGTCCGTGGAACCAACTAG